One Malania oleifera isolate guangnan ecotype guangnan chromosome 9, ASM2987363v1, whole genome shotgun sequence DNA segment encodes these proteins:
- the LOC131164720 gene encoding WAT1-related protein At1g25270 → MMASIYVQLHGLRPALIMVVVQIVFAGVNIFYKLAANDGMNLKILIAYRFLFATVFIIPVALIFERKSRPKLTWPVVFQAFLCGFFGGTLAQNLYLKSLSLTSATFASAMGNLVPAITLIMSICFGLERLGLGTLAGKAKVLGTLIGLSGAMLLTFYKGAEVNIWTSHLNLLHGTPHHVARVASSSQGVAGNHLAGALLAVGSCLSYALWLIIQAKMSERYPCHYSSTALMNVMASVQSTTFALCTGKDWTQWKLGWNVRLLTVAYVGIVGSGLMVALMAWCVHVRGPLFVSVFNPLMLLLVAVAGSLLLDEQLHLGSVLGGVLVVCGLYTVIWGKSKEIKGMTQLMPSKSLKNTESMEIVITSTIENNDNSGTIEVEQCHSPMPSWVACPHSIMALPQHLPEITNSLPVTVNGVIDGDLSAKEEEKK, encoded by the exons ATGATGGCGAGTATCTATGTCCAGTTGCATGGGCTGAGGCCGGCGCTGATAATGGTGGTGGTGCAGATTGTGTTCGCGGGGGtgaatattttttacaagcttgcTGCGAACGATGGAATGAACTTGAAGATTCTGATTGCGTATCGATTTTTATTCGCTACTGTTTTCATCATTCCTGTTGCCCTTATTTTCGAAAG GAAGAGCAGGCCAAAATTGACATGGCCAGTGGTGTTCCAAGCATTTCTTTGTGGTTTTTTCGG AGGGACACTGGCACAAAACTTGTACCTTAAGAGCTTGAGTTTGACATCTGCAACATTTGCTTCAGCCATGGGTAACCTTGTTCCAGCCATTACCTTGATCATGAGCATCTGCTTtgg ATTGGAAAGGTTGGGGTTGGGAACCCTAGCAGGGAAAGCAAAGGTGTTAGGAACATTAATTGGACTAAGCGGCGCGATGTTACTCACATTCTACAAAGGCGCAGAGGTTAATATCTGGACATCGCATCTTAACCTTCTGCATGGCACTCCACATCACGTCGCCCGCGTGGCATCATCATCCCAAGGAGTCGCCGGCAATCACCTCGCCGGCGCACTGCTGGCCGTCGGCAGTTGTCTGTCATATGCGCTCTGGTTAATAATTCAG GCTAAGATGTCGGAGAGGTACCCCTGCCACTACTCTAGCACGGCCTTGATGAATGTGATGGCGTCAGTCCAGTCTACAACTTTTGCCCTCTGCACGGGGAAGGACTGGACTCAGTGGAAACTGGGCTGGAATGTTAGGCTCCTCACAGTAGCGTATGTT GGAATTGTGGGGTCGGGATTAATGGTGGCGCTCATGGCATGGTGCGTACACGTTAGGGGGCCACTATTTGTGTCAGTGTTTAACCCATTGATGCTTTTGCTTGTCGCCGTCGCCGGGTCCTTGTTGTTGGACGAGCAGCTGCACTTGGGCAG TGTGCTTGGAGGAGTGTTGGTAGTGTGCGGCTTGTACACGGTTATATGGGGAAAGAGTAAAGAGATCAAAGGAATGACTCAACTGATGCCATCCAAGAGTTTGAAAAATACAGAATCGATGGAGATTGTTATCACCTCtacaattgaaaataatgataacaGTGGTACAATAGAAGTTGAACAATGCCATAGCCCTATGCCATCGTGGGTGGCTTGCCCACATAGCATCATGGCACTCCCCCAACATCTTCCTGAGATCACCAATTCACTTCCAGTAACAGTTAATGGTGTTATTGATGGAGATTTATCAGctaaagaggaagaaaagaagtga